Genomic window (Eubalaena glacialis isolate mEubGla1 chromosome 6, mEubGla1.1.hap2.+ XY, whole genome shotgun sequence):
TGGAAGCAGAATCATCAGGATTTAGTGACAGAGGGAGGAGTGAATCTAGAATGACTCCCAGAGTTTTCCTTTGGTAATTGCATGGGGATGGTGCTTGATGAAAAGTAGGAAATAAATACCTACTTAGAGTTAGGCTTTAATGGAACTATGCAGTTCTTCCTTTCACCTCTGATTCTGGTTGAATTCTGACTTTCCCATAATGTATCCCATAGGAAATACGTTTAGAAAATGCTGGGTTAACAAAGTTTGGGGTTTCTTCCCAGAGGCTTCTGTAGAATTTCTGAGAGTCCAGTGTGCTAATGGGCATTACCTTTCTCTGAGAGGGGGGATGGGTTGTGCAGCGCTTCCTGAACTTACCTGACCAAACCCTTTTCTGCGGTAGAGGTACACTTCAGTGATGCTCTTCGCACACGGTTTGGAAGATTCTGTCTGAAAACATTCCTGTGGGCCCTTTCTGTTGTGGGCTTATTCTTACTCCCCAGCTTCACTGGGAGAAGAAGGCGAGGTTCCTCTTGCATTTTCCTTTGGGCTGTTGCCAACATGATTATCCTCTTCTCACGTCCAAGGCTTCTGTTTCTGCCGGTCACTTTTCCCACGTCTTTGTTACTCTCCTCTGTCTCTTGGGGCTCATGATGCTCTTGGATTGCTACTGAAGCACCTAATTTGCTACTATTCCCGGATTCTGTCTTCTGTTGTCAACCTCAGGGACTTGTGTCTCTGAATTAATATGTTTGATCCCTTTTTCTTGACTCCTCAACTGCCTCTGACTTCAGTATTCTGTCTGAGCCCTTTTACTAACACCAAAGGTCATCTTTCCTCAGCACTGCCCTGCTGCCAGGATCTGCCTGTGATTTCTGTGCATCTCACCTCTCAGTCCCTCCCCACCACTGAATTGAAACCTGGTCCTCAGCAGGGTGTCCCATCGCTTGCTTCCTTGTCTTTCTTCCTCCATGTGCCTTGCTGTTTTTAGTGAGTCACTTTTTACTTCTTCCAGTGTGACCTTCATGTGTGTGATCCTCCCATGTTTCTTTCTGCtggttcactttttaaaaaagaactttattggagtataatttccaTATCAAAAAATTCACCTGTTTTAAGTGtagaattcagtgatttttagtaaatttccaGAGTTGTGCAAACATCATATAATCCAGTTCTAGAACATTGCCATCACCCCAAAAGATCCTTTGTGCCTCTTTGCTGTCAGTCTTTGTTCCCAccctcagccccaggcaaccactaatctgccttatctctatggatttgccttttctgaacattttatataagtggaatcatgaaaTACATAGTCTTTGGTAACtggtttctttcctttgcttGCTTCTGAGGCTCATTCTTGTCGTCGCATGTGTcagtgtttctttcatttttattggtgAATAGTATTTCATCCTAtggagtatatatatatttatctactttggtgttgtatctaagaatctttgcctaacccagggttacaaagattttctcctatgaatTCTTCTACGAGTTGTATAGTTTTAGCTCTGCCAATTAACTTTTAAGCTCTTCTGTTGTCTGATCTTTAACCTTTGTGTTATTTGCTTTAAACCTTTGGTTTTGTgtgttatttgctttatttaacaTTATCattaccaccatttctttctgCTTTGACTATTGTAAGGAAATTGAAGCCCAGAGAGTGTAAGTGCCTTGCTCGTCATTGCACAAGGGGGTATAGAGCTAACTTGTTTTGGAAAAGTAACCGTTGTTCCTTTGACACACAACTTAGGGGATTGGGTAATAAAGATTATTTCCATCCTTTTCAATGTCTGAATTGCCTGTGATGTTTTAACATTCTTTCTTAAATTATGGTTCATATTGTCTAGGCCAAGGATAAAGGACAGTCAGCCAAAGCAACCAAATTTCTAGCCCTGGACAAATGCTTACCACACAGAGACTTTCTTcaggtaaaaagaaaatgaaataactttGCAATATAGTTTTACTCttccagtgattaaaaaaaaattgtctcctttcagaaatttttttttttttaattaattaattaattaattttattttttggctgcattgggtcttcgttgctgtgcgcgggctttctctagttgcattgagcgggggctactctttgttgtggtgcgctggcttcccattgcagtggcttctcttgtggagcacaggctctaggcctgcgggccttagtagttgtggcacgtgggctcagtagttgtggctcgcaggctctagagcgcaggctcagtagttgtagcgcacttgcttagttgctccgcggcatgtgggatcttcccggaccagggttcgaacccgtgtcccctgcataggcaggtggactcctaaccactgcgccaccagggaagtccctcctttcagAAATTATTGGTGCTCTTTGTAACTTATGTGTTCTGAGATTTCTTTGGGAATGTTTAAGTTACATTAATgtttttaagctactaaattaaattcctttaaaacTTTATTGTTATATTGACATtcttagaatattaaaaatagatatgtatttcttaaaattaccaaTTTTTTCTTGTAGGTAATAGAAATAGAACATGACCCCAGTGCTCCTGATTACTTGGAGTATGATACTGAATGGCTCGCTATTCTCAGGGCTACTAATGATCTTATTAATGTGAGTGAGCGCCTATGGAATATGCCTGAAAATAATGGCCTGCATACAAGGTGAGTCTGACCTTATTTAGGATTTTCCCTCTCCATTGTATGCACAGTTTTTGTCCCCTccaccttattattatttttttttaaatcaaaggagTTATTGAGTTATTGCTACAATTCAAAGTTTATTGACTGGTATGAAAATTGCAAGTTTTCCATCCAAGAGATCCAAGAAAATAGACTGCTGAGCACCAAGCCAAAAAAGTGTATAAGTGCATCAAACTATAAGCGCATAAGTGCATGAAACTTTAAGACCGTGGAGATGTGGTTCacacattaaaataatttgtacttGTTTTAGGGAGTGAGTTAAGGACAGCTTTTTCTAAGAATTGTTTTAATCTCAGAATGGTCCTTTGCTAAGTTAACTATAATTTTATGAAGTGGAATTCTGAaatgtggtttattttttaacGCACCTGCCGTCCATAGTTAGATCTCATCATTTATTGTCCAAGGCTGATTAAATGTAAAAAGCTATTGTTTTGGACTTTTCTAGGTGGGATTACAGTGCAACAAAAGAAGCTATGAGCGAAGTATTGGAAAAATTGAATCATGACCTCAAAGTTCCATGTAACTTTAGTGTAACGGCTGCTTGTTATGACCCTAGCAAGCCACAGACACAAATGCAGTTGGTTCATAGGATCAGTCCTCAGACTACTGAATTTTGTGCCCAACTTGGCATCACTGACATTAACATCAGGCTTCAGAAGGCCAAGGAAGAACAGCACGTGTGTGGTGACTCTGAAGAGCAGGATGACGTGGAGAGTAATGACTCTGGAGAAGACCCTAGTGAATATAACACAGACACATCCGCCCTGTCCTCTATTAATCCAGACGAGATAATGTTAGATGAAGAAGAGGAATATGATGATAGTATTGTAAGTGCACACAGTGACATGAATACACCATCTGTAGAACCGTCTTCTGATCAAGCTTCTGACTTTTCTGCAAGCTTCTCTGACATCAGGATCTTGCCAAGTTCCATGACTGTATCTTCTGATGATACATCTGGTTCCCCAGTTGGCAAGGAGGGGAATCGCGGTGACCCTGTGGAGTTGGGGGATGGAAAGGACTTAACCAAGGTGCTGTTGAAGAGGCTGAGTGATGAACATGAAcctgaacaaagaaagaaaatcaagaggAGGAATCAAGCCATCTATGCTGCAGTGGATAATGATGATACAGCCTAAGACAATTTACTTGTTTTAGTGTTATATGTAGATATGTGATTTTTGAGACTATATTTTTAGAGCTGGATCTTTGACTCAAGACTTAACTTTGTAATAATGAAGTTACATAAATTTTAGTTAGGTATCGACTTTATCTTTAGACCTTTGTATGTTtcagataaaaaaatattaaaatttcatatatttaCTTGATTGAGTACCCCTTTTTCTGAGAACATATATtattcactttaatttttttcagcaagcatttattgaacacctactttgtaccaggcactcttctaTAAGATGGCActacaaagatgagtaagacaggGATTTTTGCCTTCATAGAGTTACTATCACTGTAAATATTTTGGTGTATAAAATATGgcatatttctattttgttttacagTTAAGTCATTATTGTATATGTACTTATATATGctctcttttcatttattataaataCTTTCTCTGGTCAGCTCTTAATGTCTATCGAATATAATTGAACCTGAAGAGGGTAGATAAGATTTCAGGAAATAAGTACAACATTGGCAAACATAAAATCTTATACTTAGTTGCTGAGATTAATATAACCCTGCTGActtttacatattatattttagCTTTAGCTTTAATTTTAATATGACTATACAGGTCATTTGGGGCACAGTTCAGTTTAGTATTAATTACTAGCAgggaataaaatagataaccaacagggacctagtgtatagcacagggaactatactcagtattttgtaataacctctaaGGGAAAAGAATTATCCTAGTAGAGATGGAAAGTGAAAGTAATTTCTGTAGAAGGAATAGTGTTATTGAGGGACTACTGGTTCAGATGGTTTCAGGAGAAACTACCAAACCTTTTAAAGGTAACCCCTAATATGCAAAgtgttccaaaatatagaaaatgaaggaaagttCAGTTTCTTTTCATGACGCTAATATAACATTGATACCTAAATCTGACAAAGATTGCACAAAGAAACCACAAACCAATCTCACATATGAATATTGAGTCCTAATTGaagtcctaaataaaatattagcaaacagaatctataGCACATTTTAAGATACAGCATGACTGATACAAAGATAGTTCAATATTAGGAAGTCTGTTCATATAATTCACCCAGTAATAGATCTAAGGACAAACAATGCAACAcccatttctgattttttaaaaaaagtaaaatctagcATCTTGTTTAAAAGGGAAATACTATAAGCATTCCCATCAAAGGAAAGTAAGAGCAAAATCAAGGAACAAGATACCCACTACCtcctttacattttaatattggtGAAAACAATGAGGGGAATCAAAATTGTAAAGGCAGAAGCATCTTTATAGAGATGACCTGAATGTTTAGTTGGAAAACACCAGAATATTACAACTAAAACTAAGATACCACTAAAGTAATATGTAAATAAAGTAATACAGCAAAGTAATGATATAAAATGAACATACAAATCAATAGTTTTCACATACACAATTACTAgtgagtggcatgatataagcaaaacaacaaaaatacttaATGAGAAATGCATAAAACCTGTAATGAAAACCTTAAAATGCACCCGAAAAATGCAAAAGTAAACTTGAACTAATAGAAAATCATCTCTTATTCCTGGATAGATAAACTCAACATTTTAAAGATGCCAATTCTCaagttaatatataaatttaacatcctaatcaaaatatcaacacatgttttttgttttgtttgtttttctggagcTAGACAAGTTGATTTTAATGCTTGTGGATAAATAAGTTAGAACAGACAGGAAAATCCCCCGCAAAGAGTAATGGACATATGCTGGTCATAACAGCCATTAAAACGTAATATAAAGCCTCTATAGTAATTAAAGCAACATAGTACTGGTTCATTAGAGGACAGGCCAATGgaacagaaagacaagaaataggCCCAAACTTATATGAGTTTAGTATAGTATTTAAGTGACATCTCAAATCACTGAGGaaaaagatgacattttaaataaataggatTGGACCTTGGGAAAGAAACCTTTTTTATATAccaaaattaactccaaatagaTCAGAGATATACATGTGAAGAATGAAACCATATAAATACCAGATGAAAACATGGGTAAATTTCCTTATAATCTGGACCTGAGGAAAGCCTTTGTAACTGTATCTCAGAATCCAGACACAGTAAAAGACTGACACATTTTGACTATATGCAAAAATAGATAACTTTTGCATGGCAAACAAAACACCATAAACAATGttaaaagataaatgacaaaCTGAAAGAATGTATTTGCAACTCATATCACAGACAAAAGGGCTCATCtttccaaaatataaagaactctttatATAGACTCAGTAATTAAACTTGTAGGAATAGGTCCTAAAGATACATctccaaaataaaagaaagcataagCACAAGAGTATTCACTGTAGCGTTATTTGTAATAACGAACCATTGGAAACAGTCTAAACGTTCACCAGGAGAAGATTGGTTGAACAAATACCCGATGGAGTAACacacagctttaaaaaagaatgtgggacaaaaaaacatgtacacaaatgtttatagcagcattattcttgACAGCCAGATAGTAGagataacccaaatgtccatcaactgatgaatgaatacataaaatatatacccACACAACagcatattattcagcaataaaaaggaatgaagtacatatgttacaacatggatgaaacttgaaaacattatgctaagtgaaagaagccagatacaaaaaaaaaaaagagaaaacacatgttgattgatttccatttatacgaaatgtcccaaatagacaaatccatagaaacagaaagtagattattggttgcccagggctgggggaagggaatggggggtaatgaggaatgactgctaatggatatgtgattttttggggggtgacaaaaatgttccaaaattagattatggtgatggttacacaactctgtgaatatactgtgAATatgaaaaccattgaattgtacactaaaAAAAACGGGAGATTCTCATGAACTGATACAGAGTGAGTTTTAGGTTATATTAAGTTAAATCAAGGTAGAGAGCAGTGTATATTTTCTGTGTGAGAAGgaaatttccttgctttgctttttaTCGTTTAGTTTTGACTTTGTAAAACATCTACATGTTTCAAAAGTCAAAACTTTTGAAAAATTGAagtatttgatttacaatattgttagtttcaggtgtacagcaaactgattcatatatatatatatatacatatatatacatatatatcttcagattattttccattataggttattacaagatattgaatatagttccctgtgctttacagtaaatccttgttgtttatctattttatatatagtagtctgttaatcccatactcctaatttatccctccccatcccctctttcccctttggtaaccataaatttgttttctgtctgtgagtctgcttccattttataaataagttcatttgtattattttttagatttcacatataagtaatatacaacatttgtctttgtctgacttacttcacttagtatggtattctctaggtctatccatgttattgcaaatgacaatatttcattcttttttatggctgactaatattccattgtatatataccacatcttttttgtccattcatctgttgatggacacttaggttgcttccgtgtcttggctattgtaaatagtggtcctataaacattggggtgcatgtatctttttgaattgccgtttttgttttttacggatatatgcccaggagtgggattgctggatcatatggtagctctatttttagttttttaaggaacctccataatattttccatagtggctgcaccaagttacattcccaccaacagtgcaagaggtttcccttttctccacaccctctccagcatttattatttgtagacttttaaatgatggcaattctaaccagtgtgagggggtacctcattgtagttgtcaaaactatatttaaaaggtatactcggggtgggggggttggaTGAACtggcagattgggattgacatatatacactattgatactatgtataaaatagataactaataagaacctactgtatagcacagggaactctactcaaggctctgtggtgacctaaatgagaaggaaatccaaaagagaggggatatatgtatacatatagctgattcactttgctgtacagtagaaactaacacagtattataaagcaactatactccaataaaaatttttttaaaaaggtatactCAGAGATGTCTTCCTCCCATTCTGAACCCCTTCATCCTGTTACTCCCTCCCCAACTCTTAGCATTAGTTTCTAGTTTATCCTAGTGTCTGAAATGGTGATGTCACAGGTAGACCTTTAAAGGTCATTGATTTTTGGCCTGCAAGCATTAATTCCCCTTTCTGGTAGCAGCACCACACATTATTTCTTTGGGAATCACCACTACTGCACTGGTGTCCTGCCCTAACCTGTCCAAAGGCAGTCATGTGACTCAAGTTATACCAGTTGGATGCTCCCTCCTTGGAATATGGATCTTGATCAGagagataaaaagatgaaaatggtTGTTCCAGTAGCAgtacccagacaaaactctagAGCAGTTTCTGCTATCTATTCTACACCCTCAGAATTGCTCTTTTTGTAACCTAGTGTTTCAGCATTCCTTTCATCTTCTAATCCCAACTCCCTATTTGATCTCCTTCCACTAAATTCCCCTCTTGTTTAATTTAGCCAGCATGAGTTTTGGTGCTTGCAACCCAAATACCCTGACTGATACATATGCTCCTGGATGTTAGTGGGCTTGTAATTAGGATAGGGGAAGAAAAAGCAAAGTAAGAAAAGTAGGGCCCTCAtctattatgttttttatttttttatcagctTAGGCCacgtatttattcattcattcaagaaatatttattgagataaatATGTCCCAGTCACTATACCAGGGATACAATGGTGAGAAAAACCAGTTATAATTccagccttcatggagcttaaagTACAATGAGggaatttaatattaataaaataatcacatCAAAAATCGTGAAATTCCAACTATGGCAGTGTGCCCAGTGACAGGAACATAGTACTACAGGAGCAAATCAAATGAGATATCTGATCCGCAGGTATTGTTTAATGTAATACCTACTGGAGGTCTTGGTTCAAGCTATAAAATAAGAAGGGTTGTACAActtggggaatatagccaa
Coding sequences:
- the DBR1 gene encoding lariat debranching enzyme → MRVAVAGCCHGELDKIYETLALAERRGPGPIDLLLCCGDFQAVRNEADLRCMAVPPKYRHMQTFYRYYSGEKKAPVLTIFIGGNHEASNHLQELPYGGWVAPNIYYLGLAGVVKYRGVRIGGISGIFKSHDYRKGHFECPPYNAATIRSIYHVRNIEVYKLKQLKQPMDIFLSHDWPRSIYHYGNKKQLLKTKSFFRQEVENNTLGSPAASELLEHLKPTYWFSAHLHVKFAALMQHQAKDKGQSAKATKFLALDKCLPHRDFLQVIEIEHDPSAPDYLEYDTEWLAILRATNDLINVSERLWNMPENNGLHTRWDYSATKEAMSEVLEKLNHDLKVPCNFSVTAACYDPSKPQTQMQLVHRISPQTTEFCAQLGITDINIRLQKAKEEQHVCGDSEEQDDVESNDSGEDPSEYNTDTSALSSINPDEIMLDEEEEYDDSIVSAHSDMNTPSVEPSSDQASDFSASFSDIRILPSSMTVSSDDTSGSPVGKEGNRGDPVELGDGKDLTKVLLKRLSDEHEPEQRKKIKRRNQAIYAAVDNDDTA